The Falco naumanni isolate bFalNau1 chromosome 1, bFalNau1.pat, whole genome shotgun sequence genome window below encodes:
- the LOC121099055 gene encoding basic salivary proline-rich protein 4-like, which produces MCKLRPARTAGGGLHCGAEGPRTLSPGGPGGTRRPPQSAGRNPSPSHRAGTPAPLRPTQGTRRATRSPTGTVGSPRRFGKPHPISGPRRGDAPRPKAPTGARPAPCSVRRPLESAATAGAAAEARPRPPVSQAPPSAGLRLGATRRHIAPGRTVFSPGTGSRPPRQPLRWARLPPRPPLGGRLPRGLPLLRACPPFRSPPGGSKEDLAVPHGPGRLLGPTRKKVPRLPAAPGQAAARAANSCPQSPSALPAASSLSHRDPRTQRSRCMDGAQ; this is translated from the coding sequence ATGTGCAAACTCAGACCCGCACGTACCGCAGGCGGGGGTCTCCACTGCGGGGCCGAGGGACCTCGGACACTGAGTCCCGGTGGGCCTGGGGGCACACGCAGACCTCCCCAGTCTGCAGGAAGGAACCCCAGCCCGTCGCACCGTGCCGGTACGCCAGCCCCCCTCCGCCCGACCCAGGGGACACGCCGGGCCACCCGCTCACCCACCGGCACTGTAGGAAGCCCCCGGCGCTTTGGGAAGCCTCACCCCATTTCTGGCCCCCGGCGTGGAGACGCGCCACGGCCGAAAGCACCGACCGGGGCTCGTCCGGCCCCGTGCAGCGTGCGCCGGCCGCTAGAGAGCGCTGCCACCGCAGGAGCCGCCGCTGAGGCCAGGCCCCGCCCACCCGTCAGCCAGGCCCCGCCCAGCGCTGGGCTACGGCTCGGCGCCACGCGCAGGCACATCGCTCCCGGCCGCACCGTGTTCTCCCCGGGAACCGGCTCCCGCCCGCCGCGACAGCCCCTCCGCTGGGCCCGGCTCCCTCCGCGACCCCCTCTCGGAGGGCGTCTGCCCCGCGGGCTCCCGCTGCTCCGGGCTTGCCCGCCCTTCCGCAGCCCTCCCGGCGGCTCCAAAGAGGATCTTGCCGTACCCCACGGCCCCGGGAGGCTCCTCGGCCCTACTAGGAAAAAAGTGCCCCGTTTGCCAGCAGCCCcggggcaggctgcagccagggctgccaaCAGCTGCCCCCAGTCTCCTTCGGCCCTGCCCGCTGCTTCCTCACTTTCTCACCGAGACCCACGAACACAGCGCTCTCGCTGTATGGATGGGGCACaataa
- the TOP3B gene encoding DNA topoisomerase 3-beta-1: protein MKTVLMVAEKPSLAQSIAKILSRGNMSSRKGLNGVCSVHEYTGSFVGQSAHFKMTSVCGHVMTLDFIGKYNSWDKVDPAELFSKAPTEKKEANPKLTMVKFLQVEGRGCDYVVLWLDCDKEGENICFEVLDAVLPVMNKPRSTERTIYRAKFSSITDTDICNAMNHLGEPNRNEALSVDARQELDLRIGCAFTRFQTKYFQGKYGNLDSSLISFGPCQTPTLGFCVERHDKIQSFKPETYWVLQAKVNPEKESSLTLDWDRVRVFDREIAQMFLNITKMAKEAKVESVSKKEKVKQRPLALNTVEMLRVASAALGMGPQHAMQIAERLYTQGYISYPRTETTHYPENFDLKGCLRQQTNNPYWAETVKALLSEGINRPRKGHDAGDHPPITPMRAATEAELGGDGWRLYEYITRHFIATVSADCKYLQTTISFSIGPERFTCIGKVVTSPGFTEIMPWHSIPLEESLPHCDKGDLFPIGEIKLLEKQTSPPDYLTEAELITLMEKHGIGTDASIPVHINNICQRNYVTVESGRRLKPTNLGIVLVHGYYKIDAELVLPTIRSAVERQLNLIALGKANYHQVLEHTLDIFKRKFHYFVDSIAGMDELMEVSFSPLAATGKPLSRCGKCHRFMKYIQAKPSRLHCSHCDETYSLPQNGTIKLYKELRCPLDDFELVLWSSGSRGKSYPLCPYCYNHPPFRDMKKGMGCNECTHPTCQHSLSMLGIGQCVECENGVLVLDSTSGPKWKMACNKCNVIVHFFENAHKVRVSPETCDLCDAALVDVDFNKAKSPLPGDETQHSGCIFCDPVFQDLVELKHAAMRHPMHRGGQGKRQGRGRGKGRRPGGRLNPKKPKDKMAALAAYFV, encoded by the exons ATGAAGACTGTCCTGATGGTGGCGGAGAAGCCTTCCCTGGCGCAGTCCATCGCCAAGATCCTTTCGAGAG GAAACATGTCCTCTCGCAAGGGACTGAATGGTGTGTGCTCTGTGCATGAGTACACTGGATCATTTGTAGGACAGAGTGCCCATTTCAAGATGACATCTGTGTGCGGTCATGTCATGACTTTGGATTTCATAG gaaaatataaCAGCTGGGACAAAGTGGATCCAGCAGAACTTTTTAGCAAAGCtcccacagaaaagaaagaagctaaTCCAAAACTGACCATGGTGAAGTTTTTACAG GTGGAAGGAAGAGGTTGTGATTATGTTGTGTTGTGGCTGGACTGTGataaggaaggagaaaacatctgttttgaa GTTCttgatgctgttcttcctgttATGAACAAACCTCGTAGCACCGAAAGGACGATTTATAGAGCTAAATTCAGTTCTATTACTGACACCGACATCTGCAATGCCATGAATCACTTGGGAGAGCCCAATCGCAATGAAGCTCTTTCAGTGGATGCCCGCCAGGAGCTGGATCTTAGAATTGGCTGTGCGTTTACAAG gtttcaGACTAAATATTTCCAGGGGAAATACGGGAACTTAGACAGCTCCCTTATCTCCTTTGGGCCGTGTCAGACTCCAACACTTGGATTCTGTGTTGAAAGGCATGACAAAATCCAGTCATTTAAGCCTGAGACTTACTGGGTGTTGCAAGCTAAA GTGAACcctgaaaaagaaagttctCTTACTTTGGATTGGGATAGAGTGAGGGTATTTGATCGTGAGATTGCTCAAATGTTCCTGAATATAACAAAGATGGCAAAAGAAGCAAAG GTAGAATCTGTGAGTAAAAAAGAGAAGGTGAAGCAGAGACCACTGGCTCTGAACACGGTAGAAATGCTACGAGTGGCCAGTGCTGCTTTAG GAATGGGTCCACAACATGCCATGCAAATAGCAGAGCGTCTTTATACACAGGGTTATATTAGCTACCCTCGAACGGAAACTACCCATTATCCAGAAAACTTTGACTTGAAAGGATGTTTGAGACAACAAACCAATAATCCTTACTGGGCAGAAACT GTAAAAGCATTGCTATCAGAAGGCATTAATCGTCCAAGGAAAGGCCATGATGCAGGAGACCACCCTCCCATCACCCCAATGAGAGCTGCAACAGAAGCAGAATTAG GTGGAGATGGATGGCGACTATATGAGTATATAACTAGGCATTTCATAGCCACTGTCAGCGCTGATTGCAAGTACCTACAAACCACCATTTCTTTCAGTATTGGCCCTGAACGTTTTACCTGTATCGGAAAAGTGGTAACTTCGCCAG GCTTCACAGAAATTATGCCATGGCACAGCATCCCATTAGAAGAGAGCCTTCCCCACTGTGACAAGGGAGATCTTTTTCCAATTGGTGAAATAAAATTGCTGGAAAAGCAAACTAGTCCTCCTGATTACCTGACAGAAGCAGAGCTTATCACTCTGATGGAAAAGCATGGCATTG GAACTGATGCAAGTATTCCAGTCCACATTAACAACATTTGCCAGCGAAACTATGTCACAGTGGAGAGTGGTCGGAGACTAAAGCCTACAAACCTTGGCATTGTTCTGGTTCATGGTTATTACAAAATAG ATGCAGAATTGGTTCTTCCTACAATCCGCAGTGCTGTGGAGAGGCAGCTCAACTTAATAGCTCTGGGTAAAGCGAATTACCATCAGGTCCTGGAGCACACCCttgacattttcaaaaggaaatttcacTATTTTGTGGATTCTATTGCAG GTATGGATGAACTGATGGAAGTGTCTTTTTCACCCTTAGCTGCCACGGGTAAGCCTCTTTCCCGCTGTGGTAAATGCCATCGTTTCATGAAGTATATTCAG GCCAAACCAAGTCGTCTGCACTGCTCTCACTGTGATGAAACCTACAGTCTCCCACAGAATGGTACCATTAAACTCTACAAAGAGTTGCGATGCCCCCTAGATGACTTTGAGCTTGTGCTGTGGTCGTCTGGATCCAGGGGAAAGAGCTACCCACTCTGTCCATACTGTTACAACCATCCTCCCTTCAGGGACATGAAAAAAG GAATGGGCTGTAATGAATGCACCCACCCCACGTGCCAGCATTCTCTTAGCATGCTTGGAATTGGGCAGTGCGTTGAATGTGAGAATGGGGTTCTGGTGCTAGACTCGACATCGGGTCCCAAGTGGAAGATGGCCTGCAACAAATGCAATGTGATTGTGCACTTCTTTGAGAATGCCCACAAAGTCCGAGTGTCGCCGGAGACCTGCGACTTGTGTGATGCAGCCCTTGTGGACGTAGATTTTAACAAAGCCAAATCTCCTTTACCTGGTGATGAGACCCAGCATTCAGGCTGCATATTCTGTGATCCTGTGTTTCAAGACCTGGTGGAGTTGAAACATGCAGCCATGAGGCACCCCATGCACCGTGGGGGACAAGGGAAAAGGCAAGGTCGAGGAAGAGGTAAAGGCCGGAGGCCTGGAGGAAGACTCAATCCAAAGAAACCCAAGGACAAAAtggcagctctggctgcttACTTTGTATAA